One genomic region from Halobacteriovorax vibrionivorans encodes:
- a CDS encoding outer membrane protein, with protein sequence MILKISKSILRPAVILAGLFIFSAQAQTVKQLTSKNSAKKNEDSVAAAQLLSGQELHIHSLGIGIGQTLLMSDFKDNGEDKITAELFYNYKASYSFDFYANLHFSKHELEEKGTYSKISGLVLGAKGKLFHYDAFQPFVGGGLGFFRPQLKTVNYKSKGKTVFGYQAVAGADFDLNRKISVGGMFIYNNPFDVEQESTADVEGYYFKMLLTAFYKF encoded by the coding sequence TTTAAAAATTTCAAAATCTATATTAAGGCCTGCAGTTATTCTAGCAGGCCTTTTTATTTTTAGTGCTCAGGCACAAACTGTTAAGCAATTAACATCAAAGAATTCAGCCAAAAAGAATGAGGATTCGGTCGCTGCAGCTCAACTTTTAAGCGGTCAAGAATTGCACATCCATTCTCTTGGAATTGGAATTGGGCAAACTTTATTAATGAGTGATTTTAAAGACAACGGTGAAGATAAGATCACGGCCGAACTCTTTTATAATTACAAGGCTTCGTACTCTTTTGACTTTTATGCCAACCTTCACTTCTCAAAACATGAACTAGAAGAGAAAGGTACGTATTCAAAAATCTCGGGACTTGTTCTTGGTGCTAAAGGAAAACTTTTTCACTATGATGCCTTTCAACCATTTGTTGGTGGTGGACTTGGCTTCTTCCGTCCTCAATTAAAAACTGTAAACTATAAATCAAAAGGTAAGACAGTATTCGGTTATCAAGCCGTTGCTGGAGCTGACTTCGATCTAAATCGCAAGATTTCAGTTGGTGGAATGTTCATTTACAACAATCCTTTTGATGTCGAACAAGAAAGCACTGCAGACGTAGAAGGTTATTATTTTAAAATGCTTCTTACTGCATTCTATAAATTCTAA
- a CDS encoding ArsA-related P-loop ATPase, whose amino-acid sequence MKFKDLYIVTGKGGVGKTLTSLALTKSLTELDQNKNVYFFSFEQNADKDLINKLNVNTVELTHISSVQEYIARKLNSKTIAKWIVSTSFFNALFDMVPSFGQLIFLGHIIDLARDDRNIVVVDAPASGHLLSTIHSPKVFKDIFKIGPIANDIDKMHNFLTNDEHTQCVVVSIPTELAIEEGQELERELKEKYNLSTIEILNCDLSLNDFPEDDTPDFIRAKIQDQESLKEKFKVNPHLSFPQIVVPTQKEQVEELTRIITKKVDIFKSK is encoded by the coding sequence ATGAAGTTTAAAGACTTATATATAGTCACAGGTAAGGGAGGTGTCGGAAAAACCCTCACTTCCCTTGCCTTGACCAAGTCTCTAACTGAACTCGATCAAAATAAGAACGTCTATTTTTTTTCGTTTGAACAAAATGCTGATAAGGATCTTATCAATAAGTTAAATGTTAATACCGTTGAGTTAACGCATATTAGTTCAGTTCAAGAGTATATTGCGAGAAAACTAAACTCCAAAACAATTGCAAAGTGGATTGTATCAACATCTTTTTTTAATGCATTATTTGATATGGTTCCAAGTTTTGGGCAACTCATCTTCTTAGGGCATATTATTGATCTTGCTCGAGATGATCGCAATATCGTCGTCGTTGATGCACCGGCATCAGGTCATCTTCTTTCGACAATACATTCACCAAAAGTCTTTAAAGATATTTTTAAAATCGGTCCCATTGCAAATGATATCGATAAAATGCATAACTTTCTAACAAATGATGAACATACTCAATGTGTGGTTGTTAGCATTCCGACAGAGCTTGCCATTGAAGAAGGCCAAGAACTAGAGCGAGAACTAAAAGAGAAATATAATCTCTCGACAATTGAGATCCTAAATTGTGATCTCTCACTAAATGACTTTCCAGAGGATGATACGCCAGATTTTATCAGGGCAAAAATCCAAGACCAAGAAAGCCTAAAAGAGAAATTTAAGGTTAACCCTCACCTAAGTTTCCCTCAAATTGTCGTACCGACACAAAAAGAACAAGTCGAGGAATTAACAAGAATTATTACAAAGAAAGTTGATATTTTTAAATCAAAGTAG
- a CDS encoding ArsA family ATPase, with translation MENYREVEIFCGTGGVGKTTISTSRAFFLASQKKNVLLITIDPAKRLRQLLSLKDASEVIKFTDKEISFDVLLLDPKTSFEKILGKKVDNKILENLTSSRGGLNEILAVLEIQNQLETKKYDSIVVDTAPGKNFLDFLNSSNKINKFFNKTFADAFMYITNKNKPGRFFNRIITAGIEKFLNYLESVTGKGFINDFLEAITILYENRDKFIEGIKVEKVLNSAQRSRWYLVTSAEHMKEVETQQILDSIQAQMTTERYLIINKSWYNNLASWEPKTEKMKEFKDIIIKQEEIKTSISKKSQIEAITFPDLSTFDPIKQLEELEEHWK, from the coding sequence GTGGAAAACTATAGAGAAGTCGAAATATTTTGTGGAACAGGTGGCGTTGGAAAAACAACGATTTCAACTTCACGTGCCTTCTTTCTGGCTTCTCAAAAAAAGAATGTTCTTTTAATAACGATTGATCCGGCCAAAAGACTGCGTCAATTACTTAGCTTAAAAGATGCATCAGAAGTGATTAAGTTCACTGATAAAGAAATCAGCTTTGATGTTTTATTACTTGATCCTAAAACATCATTTGAAAAGATTCTCGGGAAGAAAGTTGATAATAAAATACTAGAAAACTTAACAAGTAGTCGCGGTGGCCTAAATGAAATTCTTGCAGTCCTAGAGATTCAAAATCAACTTGAAACTAAAAAATATGACTCTATCGTCGTCGACACTGCGCCAGGAAAGAACTTCTTAGACTTTTTGAATTCATCAAATAAGATTAATAAATTCTTTAATAAAACATTTGCTGATGCATTCATGTACATTACTAATAAGAATAAGCCTGGACGCTTCTTTAACCGCATTATTACCGCTGGGATTGAGAAGTTTCTTAATTATTTAGAAAGTGTTACCGGCAAGGGCTTTATTAATGACTTTCTTGAGGCCATCACAATTCTCTATGAGAATCGAGATAAGTTTATTGAAGGTATTAAAGTTGAAAAAGTTCTCAATAGTGCCCAGCGATCGAGGTGGTATCTCGTTACTTCTGCTGAGCATATGAAAGAGGTTGAAACTCAACAGATTCTTGACTCAATTCAGGCCCAAATGACCACAGAACGTTACCTAATAATTAACAAATCATGGTATAACAACCTCGCATCTTGGGAACCCAAGACAGAAAAAATGAAAGAGTTTAAAGATATAATAATCAAACAAGAAGAAATAAAAACTTCGATCTCAAAGAAATCACAGATTGAAGCAATTACATTTCCAGACCTCTCAACGTTTGATCCTATCAAGCAGTTAGAAGAGTTAGAAGAACACTGGAAGTAA